From a region of the Enterobacter cancerogenus genome:
- the ampH gene encoding D-alanyl-D-alanine-carboxypeptidase/endopeptidase AmpH: protein MKRCLLTLAALCALTLSTAHAQAVQPLTAPVLASDIADRYANLIYYGSGATGMAMVVIDGNQRVFRSFGETRPGNNVHPQLDSVIRIASLTKLMTSELLVKLLDQGVVKLDDPLSKYAPPGARVPTYQGAPITLVNLATHTSALPREQPGGAPHRPVFVWPTREQRWNYLSTATLKAAPGSQASYSNLAFDLLADALSTASGKPYTQLFEEQITRPLGMKDTTFTPSPDQCGRLMVAEKGASPCNNTLAAIGSGGVYSTPGDMMRWMQQFLSSDFYSRSSQADRMQTLMYKRAQLHRVIGMDVPGKADALGMGWVYMAPKDGRPGIIQKTGGGGGFITYMAMIPQSNVGAFVVVTRSPNTRFVNMSDGINNLVAELSANKAQVLTASN from the coding sequence TTGAAACGTTGTCTGCTTACTCTTGCCGCGCTGTGTGCGCTAACGCTGTCCACCGCTCACGCTCAGGCAGTCCAGCCGCTGACGGCACCTGTTCTGGCCTCTGATATTGCCGATCGCTATGCAAATCTGATCTACTACGGCAGCGGTGCAACGGGTATGGCGATGGTGGTTATCGACGGTAACCAGCGCGTGTTTCGCAGCTTTGGCGAAACGCGTCCGGGCAATAACGTCCACCCGCAGCTCGATTCCGTGATCCGCATTGCGTCCCTGACCAAGCTGATGACCAGCGAATTGCTGGTGAAACTGCTCGATCAGGGCGTGGTGAAGCTCGACGATCCGCTCAGCAAATATGCGCCACCCGGCGCGCGCGTGCCGACGTATCAGGGTGCGCCGATTACGCTGGTCAACCTGGCTACCCATACCAGTGCGCTTCCGCGTGAACAGCCGGGCGGTGCCCCCCATCGTCCTGTATTCGTCTGGCCTACCCGCGAACAGCGCTGGAATTACCTGAGCACCGCGACGCTGAAAGCCGCGCCGGGGTCACAGGCGTCTTATTCTAACCTTGCGTTTGATCTTCTTGCCGATGCGTTATCCACGGCCTCGGGCAAACCGTACACGCAGCTGTTTGAAGAGCAGATAACGCGTCCGTTGGGCATGAAGGACACCACCTTTACCCCCTCTCCTGACCAGTGCGGTCGCCTGATGGTCGCCGAGAAAGGTGCCAGTCCGTGTAACAACACGCTGGCGGCAATCGGTAGCGGCGGGGTTTATTCCACGCCAGGGGATATGATGCGCTGGATGCAGCAGTTCCTCTCTTCTGATTTCTACTCGCGCAGCAGCCAGGCTGACCGTATGCAGACGCTGATGTATAAGCGTGCACAGCTGCACCGCGTAATCGGTATGGACGTGCCGGGTAAAGCCGATGCGCTTGGAATGGGTTGGGTCTATATGGCGCCGAAAGACGGTCGTCCCGGTATTATTCAAAAAACGGGCGGCGGTGGCGGGTTCATTACCTATATGGCGATGATCCCGCAATCCAACGTTGGCGCTTTTGTGGTGGTCACCCGCTCTCCGAACACGAGGTTCGTCAATATGAGTGATGGTATCAATAATTTAGTGGCTGAATTGAGCGCCAACAAAGCGCAGGTACTTACTGCGTCTAACTGA
- a CDS encoding helix-turn-helix domain-containing protein, which translates to MNVDAKPLSELSRLEQCLKVDGTPFKTAKQQRISQNVSGEEPYTFVIQSGIIEIYRQSDELLIGIARAPFIFGLTAGMNDNLKEYIMVTQTPCSGFYLPAVTARQRIQQEYLWREAFGWLSWVNYILAKRDMQLVGNNSYSQIRAMLMEMAEWDETLRSKIGVMNHIQRSTRISRSVVAEILAALRRGNYINMSRGKLVSVNRLPTEY; encoded by the coding sequence ATGAACGTTGATGCTAAACCACTTTCTGAATTAAGCCGGCTCGAACAGTGCCTGAAAGTCGATGGAACGCCTTTTAAAACTGCGAAGCAGCAACGCATTTCACAGAATGTCTCTGGCGAAGAACCCTACACCTTCGTAATACAAAGCGGCATTATAGAAATTTACCGTCAGTCAGATGAATTACTGATTGGCATTGCAAGGGCACCGTTTATTTTTGGTTTGACCGCTGGAATGAATGATAACCTAAAAGAATATATTATGGTCACGCAGACGCCGTGTTCAGGATTTTATTTACCCGCCGTAACGGCCCGCCAACGTATTCAGCAAGAATATCTTTGGCGTGAAGCATTCGGCTGGTTATCCTGGGTGAATTATATTCTTGCGAAACGCGATATGCAGCTGGTTGGTAATAATTCGTATAGCCAGATCCGCGCCATGCTCATGGAAATGGCCGAATGGGATGAAACCCTGCGTTCAAAAATAGGCGTAATGAATCATATTCAGCGAAGTACGCGAATTTCCCGTTCCGTTGTTGCGGAAATACTCGCCGCGCTACGCCGGGGAAATTATATTAATATGAGCCGGGGCAAACTGGTTAGCGTCAACCGTTTGCCCACGGAATATTAA